DNA from Deltaproteobacteria bacterium:
ATGTGATCCCGCTTTTTCAGATATACAAGCCGGTAACCCCCGCCCAGGTCGAATTTCCTGCATCCCTCTATTCTTCCCTCTCCATTCCTGGTGAGCTTGTGAATTCGTGAAGGCTGAAGGCCACTCTTAGCAGCAAGCCTTTCCATAATCTCCTCGGCTCGCAAGACGGCAAGGGCCGCCCTTCCGCCCGCCTTTCTAAGGTTATCTAGGAGCTTGTTGAACTGGGTTTCTCGATGAAAAAAGACCACCATCTCAGAAGCTCTCCTTTGCTGCTTTTCTACTGTCCCGATGCTATGAGCGCTGCGCCCAGCGCCCCGACCATCTGGGGATCCTCCGGTACCAGGATCTCTTTACCTATGGCTTCGTGTAGTATGCGGACCACGCAGGGATTTCGAGCAACGCCTCCAGCAAAGAGGACAGGGTCAGTGATGGTAACTCTCTTGAGCATGCTTGCAGCTCGGCGCACAACCGATCGGTGGAGGCCCAGCGCAACATCCCGTCGGTTTTCACCTTTTGCAAGAAGCGATGTCACCTCGGATTCTGCGAACACCGTGCACATGCTGCTTATCTGGATCTCCTTCTGAGCCTTGAGCGCATCCTCCCCGAACTGGTCCAGCCGGTACCCGAGGGTCTGGGCCATGATCTCCAGGAATTTCCCAGTCCCCGCCGCACAGCGGTCGTTCATCTCGAACTTGATGACCCTTCCCTTGTCATTGAGTGATATGGCCTTAGCATCCTGTCCCCCGATATCCAGAATGGTCTTTGCTTCAGGAAACAGAAAGTGCGCGCCCACGGCATATGCCTTGATCTCCGTGACCGTCTGTGCATTAAAGGCAAGCTGAAAGAGGTGCCTGCCATAGCCCGTGGCCATAATACGGTCGTAATGGATCCCGTCTAGAAGGGCCCGGGCGCGGGCCATGGGTTCGAATCCGGAATCCACCTGACTTTTCCTCAGAATTTCCCCCTGTTCGAGGACCACCAGCTCAATGGTCCGCGATCCTATATCTATACCAGCGAATCTCATCCCATCTATCCTTGTGCTTGCCCTATTTGATCTGTTCTATGAAGGCCTCCACCCTGGTCTTGAGCTGACCCACATCCTCCATGCTGTAGTCGGTTTCGATTCGCAGTGCAGGGATATTTTCACGCTCCAGGGCCTTCTCCACAGGAATCGATTCGATCATGTAAGGCTGGCAGAACTGGAGAGCGTAATGAATCACGCCGTCCGCCTTATATTCCTTGAACATTTCTTTTATATGGTCGAGTCTCTCAGGGTTCGGCGTGAATATGGCGCAATCCACCTCGAAGTATCGGTCTACGATTGCCTCTATGAGTTCTTCAACCGTATCCCAGGTATCGTCGGTCAGATTACGGGTACCCCTCTCTCCGACGCATGATTCCTCTCCTACGATCACCGCGCCGGATGTCTCGATGATCCAGGGCAGTTTCCAGTTGGGCACCGCCATGAGGCAGCCG
Protein-coding regions in this window:
- a CDS encoding 3-hydroxyacyl-ACP dehydratase, producing the protein MRFAGIDIGSRTIELVVLEQGEILRKSQVDSGFEPMARARALLDGIHYDRIMATGYGRHLFQLAFNAQTVTEIKAYAVGAHFLFPEAKTILDIGGQDAKAISLNDKGRVIKFEMNDRCAAGTGKFLEIMAQTLGYRLDQFGEDALKAQKEIQISSMCTVFAESEVTSLLAKGENRRDVALGLHRSVVRRAASMLKRVTITDPVLFAGGVARNPCVVRILHEAIGKEILVPEDPQMVGALGAALIASGQ